The following proteins are co-located in the Branchiostoma lanceolatum isolate klBraLanc5 chromosome 16, klBraLanc5.hap2, whole genome shotgun sequence genome:
- the LOC136421558 gene encoding ribosomal protein S6 kinase-related protein-like isoform X2 yields MGNKVSSRHSVQAPSRTQSQASLPRRPASCGSLYSSTDSLHRKWLRASRRRRKHSTLTNEYRLARTSWPVPQLEALFLPEYGIKQGVTERDFDVIGIIARGAFGEVLKVEKRDSKKVYAMKLMPKSEVMRYNAVQQVKDEASIQTLLGHHPFVVQVYYCWQTRKDLFLVADYIPHGDLFTIWTLEAPMQEPVVQIFAAEISLGLDFLHSAGVIYRDLKMENILLDNKRHVRLGDFGLSKWLTLGSFTRTICGTMQYMAPEILKGQPYTHACDWYSFGVLIYTLLSGRYPIEAAVDHTAMAERVAGFYFNPVRELSSPANCLVSKLMQKDPKQRLQTLEVLEEELFFQELSFEDVLARRYAPNLIDKNEAEDSPAMTRIAAEKKRHSKKYQMDDLMFHDFDWSDVNELIDGLAFSK; encoded by the exons ATGGGCAACAAG GTCAGTAGTAGACACAGCGTCCAGGCGCCGTCCCGTACGCAGAGCCAGGCGAGTCTCCCGCGCCGGCCGGCCAGCTGCGGCAGTTTGTACAGCAGCACCGACAGCCTCCACCGCAAATGGCTCCGCGCCTCCCGCCGACGACGCAAGCACTCCACGCTCACCAACGAGTACAG gCTAGCCCGGACATCATGGCCAGTGCCCCAGCTCGAGGCCCTGTTCCTTCCCGAGTATGGGATAAAACAAGGCGTGACAGAGCGTGACTTTGACGTCATAGGCATCATTGCCAGAGGAGCATTTGGGGAGGTGTTGAAGGTTGAAAAGCGTGACTCTAAGAAAGTGTACGCCATGAAACTGATGCCGAAGTCGGAGGTCATGCGGTACAACGCTGTCCAACAGGTCAAAGACGAGGCCAGCATCCAGACGCTTCTCGGACACCACCCGTTTGTCGTACAAGTGTACTACTGTTGGCAGACGCGGAAGGACCTCTTCCTGGTGGCGGACTACATTCCTCACGGAGACCTCTTTACAATCTGGACCCTGGAGGCTCCGATGCAGGAGCCCGTGGTTCAGATCTTTGCGGCAGAGATCTCGTTGGGCCTCGactttctccacag CGCGGGGGTGATCTACCGCGACCTGAAGATGGAGAACATCCTGCTGGACAACAAGCGGCACGTGCGCCTGGGGGACTTCGGGCTGTCCAAGTGGCTGACTCTGGGCAGTTTCACCAGGACCATATGCGGCACCATGCAGTATATGGCTCCGGAGATACTGAAGGGCCAGCCTTATACACACGCCTGTGACTGGTACTCCTTCGGAGTTCTCATCTATACCCTGTTGTCAG GTAGATATCCCATCGAGGCAGCTGTTGACCACACGGCCATGGCCGAGCGTGTGGCTGGATTCTACTTCAACCCTGTCCGAGAGCTGTCCTCCCCCGCTAACTGCCTGGTCTCCAAACTCATGCAGAAGGACCCCAAACAGAGACTTCAAACCCTGGAGGTTCTGGAGGAGGAACTCTTCTTCCAG GAGTTGTCTTTTGAAGACGTCTTAGCGAGGAGGTACGCCCCGAATCTCATCGACAAGAACGAGGCGGAAGATTCCCCCGCCATGACCAGGATAGCAGCCGAAAAGAAAAGGCACTCAAAAAAGTATCAAATGGACGACCTGATGTTCCATGACTTTGATTGGTCGGATGTGAATGAGCTCATCGATGGGTTAGCATTTTCAAAGTAA
- the LOC136421558 gene encoding ribosomal protein S6 kinase-related protein-like isoform X1, with protein MGNKVSFNVSSRHSVQAPSRTQSQASLPRRPASCGSLYSSTDSLHRKWLRASRRRRKHSTLTNEYRLARTSWPVPQLEALFLPEYGIKQGVTERDFDVIGIIARGAFGEVLKVEKRDSKKVYAMKLMPKSEVMRYNAVQQVKDEASIQTLLGHHPFVVQVYYCWQTRKDLFLVADYIPHGDLFTIWTLEAPMQEPVVQIFAAEISLGLDFLHSAGVIYRDLKMENILLDNKRHVRLGDFGLSKWLTLGSFTRTICGTMQYMAPEILKGQPYTHACDWYSFGVLIYTLLSGRYPIEAAVDHTAMAERVAGFYFNPVRELSSPANCLVSKLMQKDPKQRLQTLEVLEEELFFQELSFEDVLARRYAPNLIDKNEAEDSPAMTRIAAEKKRHSKKYQMDDLMFHDFDWSDVNELIDGLAFSK; from the exons ATGGGCAACAAGGTCAGCTTCAAT GTCAGTAGTAGACACAGCGTCCAGGCGCCGTCCCGTACGCAGAGCCAGGCGAGTCTCCCGCGCCGGCCGGCCAGCTGCGGCAGTTTGTACAGCAGCACCGACAGCCTCCACCGCAAATGGCTCCGCGCCTCCCGCCGACGACGCAAGCACTCCACGCTCACCAACGAGTACAG gCTAGCCCGGACATCATGGCCAGTGCCCCAGCTCGAGGCCCTGTTCCTTCCCGAGTATGGGATAAAACAAGGCGTGACAGAGCGTGACTTTGACGTCATAGGCATCATTGCCAGAGGAGCATTTGGGGAGGTGTTGAAGGTTGAAAAGCGTGACTCTAAGAAAGTGTACGCCATGAAACTGATGCCGAAGTCGGAGGTCATGCGGTACAACGCTGTCCAACAGGTCAAAGACGAGGCCAGCATCCAGACGCTTCTCGGACACCACCCGTTTGTCGTACAAGTGTACTACTGTTGGCAGACGCGGAAGGACCTCTTCCTGGTGGCGGACTACATTCCTCACGGAGACCTCTTTACAATCTGGACCCTGGAGGCTCCGATGCAGGAGCCCGTGGTTCAGATCTTTGCGGCAGAGATCTCGTTGGGCCTCGactttctccacag CGCGGGGGTGATCTACCGCGACCTGAAGATGGAGAACATCCTGCTGGACAACAAGCGGCACGTGCGCCTGGGGGACTTCGGGCTGTCCAAGTGGCTGACTCTGGGCAGTTTCACCAGGACCATATGCGGCACCATGCAGTATATGGCTCCGGAGATACTGAAGGGCCAGCCTTATACACACGCCTGTGACTGGTACTCCTTCGGAGTTCTCATCTATACCCTGTTGTCAG GTAGATATCCCATCGAGGCAGCTGTTGACCACACGGCCATGGCCGAGCGTGTGGCTGGATTCTACTTCAACCCTGTCCGAGAGCTGTCCTCCCCCGCTAACTGCCTGGTCTCCAAACTCATGCAGAAGGACCCCAAACAGAGACTTCAAACCCTGGAGGTTCTGGAGGAGGAACTCTTCTTCCAG GAGTTGTCTTTTGAAGACGTCTTAGCGAGGAGGTACGCCCCGAATCTCATCGACAAGAACGAGGCGGAAGATTCCCCCGCCATGACCAGGATAGCAGCCGAAAAGAAAAGGCACTCAAAAAAGTATCAAATGGACGACCTGATGTTCCATGACTTTGATTGGTCGGATGTGAATGAGCTCATCGATGGGTTAGCATTTTCAAAGTAA